The Gordonia mangrovi genome includes the window AACGGAGGTACACCCATGACCACTCAAAAAGTCGCGATCGTCACCGGAGCCGCCCGCGGCATCGGCGCGGGCGTCGCCAAGCGCCTCGCGTCCGATGGACTCGCCGTCGCGGTCCTCGACCTGAACGAGGATTCGTGCGCCGATGTCGTCAAGGCGATCACCGACGCCGGCGGCAAGGCCATCGCGGTCGGCGCCGACGTGTCCAGCGAGGAGTCGGTGGCCGCGGCGGTCGCCAAGGTGACCGAGGAGCTCGGCCCGCCGACGGTGCTGATCAACAACGCCGGCATCATCCGCGACAACATGCTGTTCAAGATGACCGTCGACGACTGGGACGCGGTCATGGGGGTGCACCTGCGCGGCGCGTTCAACATGAGCAAGGCCTGCCAGAAGCACATGGTCGATGCCGGCTGGGGCCGTATCGTCAACCTGTCGAGTACTTCGGCTCTGGGCAACCGCGGGCAGGCCAACTACTCGGCCGCCAAGGCCGGCATGCAGGGCTTCACCAAGACCCTGGCGATCGAGCTGGGCAAGTTCGGCGTCACCGCCAACGCCATCGCCCCCGGCTTCAT containing:
- a CDS encoding SDR family oxidoreductase — translated: MTTQKVAIVTGAARGIGAGVAKRLASDGLAVAVLDLNEDSCADVVKAITDAGGKAIAVGADVSSEESVAAAVAKVTEELGPPTVLINNAGIIRDNMLFKMTVDDWDAVMGVHLRGAFNMSKACQKHMVDAGWGRIVNLSSTSALGNRGQANYSAAKAGMQGFTKTLAIELGKFGVTANAIAPGFIATEMTAATADRMKVSFEDFKAAAAKEIPVNRVGTPEDIAHLASFYVSEGAGFISGQVVYAAGGPKD